TTTTTGGATATTGTTTCCAAAATGGCATAAAATTCTGGCCCCACCTAAGCTTACAGCAAAAGTCTCCTTAACTTTTACATGGTCATGACTCTGACCATATCACATCTTGTTAAGAGAGTTTTATCAGCCCACAGATGACTGTGTTGGCCTGTTCTCCCCTGAGAATGGGAATGTGTTTAGATCCAGTCAAGATTTTTACAGAATCCTGGTATAATTTTTTTACACCAAAAGctggaataatattttttcaactACTGCAGTTctatttatttgcaaatatatttggatatatgtatatatgttcAGACTTATCGTTTATTATGAAAGACTCCTTTTATTAAAGCAGTCTTATCCAATGAGATGATTCACAATGCTGCTGAGTAGAATGGAGAAATCTGTTTTTTTGAACAGTAAGctattttttgaagaaaaaaattaagaaaaagctgaagaaatattGAGTTTTCTTCTGAGCATGGTCATCTGTAGATGGTCATTCATTTCAACTGGTGAAAGAGTTTCTTGTATCTTTCAGTGACAAACTAAGTAAAGGCTTCTTCTGATATTTTATTGTAGTGACATCAGCAGATTGCATCTCCTGCTTTCCAAGCAGAAAATAGCCAAGAAGCAAATAACTTCAAAAGCCgtcacacacacaaaaggcCACATTTGACAATTTAACTGTTTTGCCTCTGCACCCTGAGATTCTTCTTGGGATTTGAGTTcattaaagataaatattttgtgaagATGATAACTCCCTTTGCAACCTGAGTAATGCACATTTACTAGCAAATTTACTAGGATACTGGTTTAGTTTTTTGGCTGTGGGATTTATGAAACAATTTGCAATGTGGTTTTTATCATCAGGTAGATATCCTGAATCAAATTGTTCTCCTTGCCTGGCTTCCTATGAGACTTTTATGGCTTAGAGAGTCCCCATCTAGTACATGACAGCTCCAATAGAAGGAATATTTTATTGTATAGTTTAGGCTGGTCAGcgttctttttatttttctaaggcCATCCAAAGTTCTGTTAAGACTTCAAGGAAAGGTTTTTGGAAAGTATTCAGACTTCAGTGGGAACAGAATTAACTGGGTGCAGGCTgctttttttgcaaatatttatcTGAATCCCTGAGGGAAATGTATAATATATTTTACCCACTGAAAGGGTCTGCAGTTAGAACTAGTCCCAGTGGTTAAATATCttgcattttgcattttcttactTAGAGCAGGATGTCTCGTATTATGACTTGCATTATTTGACCACTAGAGTCTCTGTCCAGCAAGAGATTCATGCTCCCTCTGTACTTGGCCAAAAGAAGTCCATGCTTCCAGAAAATGCAGTCCGAAAATATTGGATTAATCTTCTTTTGAGGGTCCCTGACTTTCTTCTCTGGCTACACAGAGCACTTGGATGACATGCATAATTCTTAAGTAGTTTTAATGCCAACACTATGGCCAAATGCTTAattattcattattattatatacAGGTCTCAGGAATCCCATTCCCTTAGTCTATTATTATACTTCCCAGGTTGCCCACTTCAGCAATAGTTGAAGGATGGAGAGGATAGAAGTCCCTTCATTTTGTACTACATCCAGagactgaattatttttttcactgtttaaaGTGTACTGTATGACCCGTTCTGGAAACTAATTTTTAGTAATGTCTGGAGTATTGCAATCTGTCTTCCACAAAGTAGAACAGGTCATTCTCATTAGAGTTGATATTTGTGCATTAAGCTCTTTAGTGTTCTCACTCTGTAACTGGGTCcctcaaaagaaaatataaaataatattatttcaaCAATGAgaaaatttatatattaattCAGTATCCTTTAACTTTATGTTGCTTAATTGCTTACTGTAAATGCagtgaaataaaagcagatatAGCTCTTCAGCCCATGGGATATTGTGATCCACAATTGTGTGTCCTTCTTTAGTATGAGAAGGTAAAGTCTGATGAAGCATAACACAAGCCCCTTTTCAGACCACTTACTGCAGGTTCCTAATTTTGTTGTTGTAACTACTACAAAAAGTCAAGAGAGATAAAAGTAGTTATGACATCAAAGCTAATAATTTGTATTACACATTACGACTACTACTCTCTAATGACTGTACAGAGAGTCAGGCTCTGGAAGGTTTAATAGCTTAATTTTCCCCAATTATAATATAGCGATCGTGAGACATCTATTTCAAAAGCACTTATCAGAGAAATTGGTTCAGTCTCATTAACTTTATTTTGTGGTTATATAAGCTAAGCCAAACAAGTAGGGAGCTATCCAGGTTGAACAGGACAGGAAGAGGTCGAGCTCGCTTGCCTGAACCCACCCAAGGGACCCAACCTTTAGTCTTTCCTATCATACATGAGGGATATTTCAAGAGTACTTCTATGGAAATTATGGAGTGACTTGCCCAAACTCACCACTAATTGCAGAAGAATGGAGCTGTGCTCCAGAAGGCTTCTTCCCTGGCATTTCTGTATTTACCCAGCCAAAACCATTCTTCTGAATGGAAATTTGACCTGAATATTGGAAAGAAATTACCCATTCAAaatattgcttaaaaaaaataatttaggtgACTATTGCAGTTTGATATTTTGATAACCACCACAGAATTTGTAAAGggagttttaaaaaatactgtttacTGATACTCGATGAACAAGTTGAATGAGTGCATAacagtttttcctttcccatctCAGTTAAACCTCCCATGTAATTTGTCTTACGGGGGACAAGCacactttgaaaatattctctGCCACAAAACAGCTTAAGTTCTCTTTTCAcataaactattttaaaaataggcCCACCAGAAGAATTGGGCCCATCAAACCAGTATAAAAGTGATGAGAAATGGGTTGTACTTAGAAGTAATTTCCAAACCACAGAGTTTATTCTCCGAGTTGACAGACATCAATAAATTTTTTCACAAAGGCCTATTCTCGTAGTGGGCATAATTTCATGAATGTATCTGAAAATATGCATCTTctgttgaaatgaaaaatagagGGTTTACCTAAGTAGAACAGTTTACAGAGCAGGAGGCTAAACCATACAAGACTGTGCATGGTCACTCACATGAACTCTAAACTGAGaaatttttattccctttaggAATAAAAACAATATAAGAAAGGCTCACATTTTCAGCCTGGAACATTGtccaaataaaaatagataaacctacctgcaatttattttttttctgtgagatcCAAAAGTACAACCCagagttaaaatattttggaagctTCAATTTTAGCTTTCTCTCACTGACATTTTTGCCTATTCCTATTGTGACACCAATCCTACATTGGCACTGATCCACACTGCGCTTCTGCCTCATAAAGCAGCCAGTCACAATTCTTGCCTTTTACTGAGTCTGCAGCAAATGTAATCCTGTAAGCACAGCCCTGAGAGCATCTGCTCCTAGCAAAGGCAGTGCCATACAAGAGTAGGAAGATGAGATGGTGTAAACACCACTTGTGGGTCTGTTCACACCAGTTCTAGAGGTAAAGATCCCTTTTCCTAGCCCTGGGTATTTCCCTATTCAGAAAGACTTCAGTGTTAAAAATCACTGCCACTGTAAGAGTGAAAGTCATGCAAAGTTCACGCTCAGGCCAGATGAATGAGTTAGCAGACGGGGATGGGTGGGCTCTGCAACAGAGTAGTCACTCCATGTCTCTGAGCTGCCTTGCAGATAATGGCATTAAAATTGTGCCTTATAATAAAACCCACAGTCATCACCATCATCAGTTTAGCTGCATTACAACTAGACAtctagaagaaaaaagcagcaagaTTCACAATAACCTGCAAGTGTAGAGTAGGTACTGATCCTTTACTCAGCCCAAGGTCCTGTTTCCCTAAACGAGTTTTGTTTAACTACCAGGAAATTGTTACACCCCATGAGCATGTAAACTTCTGTTCTTCAATCTCAATTAGGTTAGGGAAGTTTCAATCACAAAATAACCTCAAACCATTTTATCCTGAGGCTGCTTCAGGGAATGGCAAAGCTCATGAGCAATTATTTGATTATTCCGACATGAGGatcatattttttgttttgtaggtAAAGAAATAACTAATACAACAATGTCTTCACTCATTTGGACCATTAAATTCAGctgtaaagcaaacaaacaagtaacattcaaaagcaaaatcaCTGCCAGTAGTCTCAAATCTAAGTGTGTCCCCTGCTTTTTCAGGGGAGTTGTTAtatgatttttaatattttctcagaTCCTGAGTTTGAGTAATGATTAACTAAATCAAGGGCAGTGTTTCAGCAACTTTATCATAATTTCTGGATAGACTTTGagagacaagaaagaaaattacactCTTAGCAGTGGTAACATTTTGGTCACTAGAATTAAAAAAGCAGCTAATTCCTTCAATGAAATGAATGCATACAATTAATATGTTTTCAAAAGGCAGTCCATCAGATAGAACTATGAAAAAGCTATTGCTTTTCATTGTAATATTTCGAGATAGTTACCTCTCAAGCTAGTTTGAGAATATATATAATTACATGTAGAAGATGACTGGCATAGGGTATGATGCACTAACAGGTAATATATCCTAAGAGGATTTATATAGCAAAATAGCTAGTGTAATAGATCAGAGATCTGAGAGGAGGATATTCTGATCTTTGATCTGGTCAATGGACCAGACAATCTGGATGTAGCTGGAGCATTGCAGAGGTGACAGATGAACCCTCAGGTTCAGTTTTAAGCTGCAGGAATCCAGGAAAACCACCCTGTGATGCAGAACCACACCATGATGTGACCCATGACACTATGAGTGGGGACAAACAGGAGCTTTGCTTTAAAGGCACACTCCTGATTCAGACtaaaacattaatattttttcccaatgCCATTTATTGCATTAGCAATTCTCTCTTAACTAAAGACTTGGCAAGGACCtttatatttaacaaaaataagTAGCTGATTTATTTAGCACATAAAAGGTGATACTGGTTCTGAGAAAGTGCATGCATTTCATCTGAGTTAAGGGCAGTGTTTTTAAAGCAGACCAAATCCTAAAGCCTCCATTCCTATATAAAGTCCTATTTAAATAATTGAAGTATTTTCTGTGGAATGAAGTCTATTGCTAAATAAGCGTAAGGTAGACTAATATTTAGtctccaagaagaaaagaaagaaaaccaacatCCTGCCTCATATTATTTGTAAAAAACAGTGTACCAAAATACAACACTAAGCCAATGACAGGAAGGCTTtggacttttttaaaaaaaagccgCAGCTATAAATCTTGCTGAAATCTGTGGTATCAAAGATATAGTAAAGATCTGGTGAAAGCCAGCATCTTAATACTCTTTAATTATTCTTAGAGGTTTTATGTGTTACTCACGTAACTCACTGAAGCAGGATTTGCTGTGAAGCATGTGATGGAAGAGCTTGCACAAAGACTGCTCCACGGGAGGCAGATTCTGGCAGGTACACTCCACGTGCAGCATTGTGCCCCAGTTGCTAATGTAGGCTGCTTTGCAATCAGCATTTGCAGAACAGGGCATGTCATCCTTGATTAAAGTTTCAAGACAAGCTTCATCATCATAGCATTTTTTTGTCACATGTCTCCAACACTTTGACCGAAAAGAtgtgtattttttcctggtgggaaaaaaaaaaaaaaaaagaagtatacAATGACACTGTAAAAACTGTGATTTcaagaaaagacatttaaggATCACCACTAAAATAGAGTGTATTTCCAAGTTAACACTTAAGCCTTCAAAAATTGCAATATTCAGTGATAGCTAGCCTAatttctgctctgattttgaGAAAAAGCAACTGCTCTTCTAATCAGCACCTGTGGAGATTTCCCCAGCAAAACATAGTGTGAATTCCAACAGTCTCTGATACTCAGAAAAAATGCCGATAGAGGAATCAGACCAGTCATCACAATGAAACCACACTAGGTGCTGTTCTCGTGGATCAGTTTGTTGGGCAGTGTGAAGGAAGAATGAACACTCAActtattttacattaaataatCTACGTTCTTTGTCAACCCCTTGTCCCCCTGAATGCtaacaaaatacaaaatgtcCAAGGCTCAGGAAAGTGTAAAGTAATTCAACTGAACTTAAAGATTAACTGATAGCGGAGATAAATTACAAGAAATAACTTGTTTCCCAGATCaataattttcagtttatttgcTCTTAGGATGGAATAAAATTGGCCTTTAATGCATTGTATATGACAATAGAAAACATCTATTATTAATTAAGAAATCTGTAGATTTCTTAGCACTTAGCACTTACATTAAATGTTAGGGGATGATAAAGGTAAATTCTTGTATATTGTACATTaagatattatttttccttaatcAAAAAATTAGGTTATTAATTTGCTGTTGATATTGTGTAATGGCTATAAGGAAGTCACATGGAAAAGCATGAACTGTTACAATACTGGCTAAgaaatttctgtaaatattttcattacacAAGCAAAGTTTTCAAAGCAGATGCCACCTCTGTTctaaggaattatttttattcatctcCTGATTTATAGATATGCCTAGCCATAATTAATAGACTAATTTCTCATTATATGCACTTATTGTCAGTGCCAGGAAACATTAATGTTCCCAAAATTATGGGGACTTCAGATATTTTCAATTATGATATTACATGTTTACACAGGTACAGGCATACATTTGTAGCCCAATTCTTTTGACATAAAAAGAGGTAATTCCCACTGACATCAACCTAAATAATCtgtacaaaaccaaaatcatcTTTTGGCCTCCTGGTATGCTGACTGAAGGTTAATTTGAGCACAGCTTTGAGCTAAAATTCAGGTCTAATTCACAAGGGAACTGGTAACTAAACTGAAAATTGAAGTGGGCCAACTGACCATCCACAAATGGTGGCAATTAAGTAGAACTACAAATATGGGCAAATCCTGTTGCatgttttttaaacataaaataaaatcctgaaaGGGCATTATTCTTCATAAGTTTAGCGGTCTGTGCATGTTTCAGGCCAACTTTTTGCAAGAATCGGTATGCTGGAGACAAAGGGAGTAAGACAAAAGTTTTCTGAACAGGCCAAGTTGGCTGTATGGCTGTTGGGTACAAAGGGTCAGACTCTGCGCTTGAAAAGGTAATTAACCAAACAAGCTTTCATCTGGTCTGCTGCACCACTTGGGCAAACTGCTAGAGAGCAAAGGGGCAGATGGGCAGGTGTTATCTGAAGAAAGTGGTAATGAAAATATGCAACAGTATTGTTTGTCCAGCAGAAATGGTGTTATGTGTCATGatacaggaggaagaaaaaccaTCACCAGATTCCAGACCTTTctgaaaattaatcttttcagTTAACTTGTGAAATTACTTCTGGAATTACTACAGTTGATGCAAACATCTGTGAAGATGTCAAACACAGCAGATTCagtgcagaaaataattttgttatgGATGAGATAtatagcatatatatatataaacaattTGACCAAATCATTATTCAAAAGCACCTTACTGTACAAAATACTTCTACTACTAACCTGCACAATTCATTCTCTTCACACATATGGATTACATTCAGGCACGTTGGGGCTTGAACTGCAGTAACTGCACAGGGCTTGCCATGGAGAAGTTCTTTGGCTCTGTGGCAGGATTCATCATGCTGGATACAATCACAAAATATCATCATTTGAGCAACTTCAAAAGGCATGTTTTGATAGAAGAACCTTAGGGCTGCTTGACATTCTTCCATGTTGCACTTCTTATTTACTGAGCAAACTTTAAGGTACAGGGACAACTGTTTGTTACATACTTCATCTTCAACGCACTCCCTGTTCACATCCAAACAGGTTCTATTTGTTGTGTACACTAAAAAGAATaacagttttaaaatgaaatcacaAGAAAATTTTTCTCAAGTGATGACCGGTAGTCACCCTGTCTGCAACATTCCCAGTAAAAACAAGTCTGACTCCCAAAAATTCTGATCCAGCTCTTCAGCAATGCTTCTTTTAAGCCTATTGTGTAATCTTCATACTTCTCTTTTCCACTGCTTGGCCCTCATAAGCAACCCTCCTGAAACTGCTGAGATCTCCATTGTTATGCTAGGCTATGTAATAAGTAATGAAGAAGAGAATATAAACGGCATTTTTGTGCTTTCAAAGTTAGTTTAGATATTTCTAGACTGCACTGTAAACCTTCCAAAAATATCGAAAAAATTCTGCCCCTAAAATGTTTATGGGATAAGATTTTCCTCTGTAAATTTAACAGGATCATGATTATTACCCGGCATTTTTGAGTTCTTATCTACTCAGTGGCTTAACTAAAAATATGTTGAATCTGTTGACTCCCTGCTCACTCATCTGAATGAAAAGTTTTAGTTTCAGTCTCGAGGTACATTGTACACTATCTGAAAATAGAACTAAAATGATTTATTAGGATTCATAAGTAAATTCAGACTTACCTTGTTTTGAGAGAGCAGATAAAccccattgtaatttggtttCCATACTAATATTGTCTAGAAGAAAAAGACACAGATACAGGCATAAGTGATAAATTATGTCTCAGCTTAGCTTTTTAACTTTAAAGTATTGGCTGTCTTGCTTGCATAGTGCCAGTAGTAAAAATGAAcaagaataaaacaaattagTTTCACTGAGTAGAACCCGTTAACAAATTCTAAACCCTCTATTACATATATTCATAAGTTCTGGGATCAAAGCACAGTTTATTAAAGGCTGCTGATAACATTCTTTATATAATTATAGGACCTGTGAACTCAAGAAGAGTTTTTTAGAGCTTACTGCATTATAAAGTCAGATTTCTTGTGAATAAATAAAAGCCAGAGGCCTTAATGGGTTCATCAGTGGACTAGTTTTCAAGTTGAACCAGCTGCTTGTCATGACCTAAAGTCAAGGCAAGCCGACAATTTTTGCTATTAGAAAATTATTGTTAATGGTCTTATACTGTTTCTAGTCATAAAGAAAAGCTAAAATGGACTGATTTGGATCAGGTTGTATCAAATTAACATATTGAAGGACAGAAGTATTTGCACCCAGGCTATCATTTTTCTATCATATTGTGAGTTCATTTATAAACAGGCCTTTTAAAATGAACTCATTTTCAATGTTAAAGTGCAAATGattaagaaaaccttttttACTGACTGTGGACACTACTGTTACGTATGAAAGTATTCAGACTGCTGGAATAACACTAACCTGTGTCAGTGACCAGATTCTTCTCATCATCAACATCAGCATTATAGTCATCATCATCACTGTCGTCATCATGTCCACTGGGTGCTGAAGCTTGGCTCTCTTGAGAGTATTGTAAACAACGGTTGTTAAATATTCCCTTCCATATTTTAATGCATCTCATCTGAAGTGGCTCTGAGCACTTGCACTGTCCCAGCACTGTTTTCATCAGTTCTTTCCATGCTGACAAACACTCCTGGTTGACCATTGGAAACCTGCACTTTGCTGCATCTGCCTGGCATGCTCTCTGGAAGCTCCTGTACAGGCCAAAGCAGGAAGGGTCCTCTCGACAGCGTTGTTTTGCAGTACGGCAATCATTCTCCAATTCTTCTGAGTGCCTTTCGTCTTTGGGGTTTCTGTGCTGCCGAAAACTCAGTTCAGTGTCTGATCTTGAGAAAGACTCCAAATATTCTGTACAAATAGGTACAAACAGAGATATAAATCAAATGGAAGATGGACCATCATCACAGGTCAGcacaaaacacaggaaaaggaTAATTGTCTTAATGCAATACAATGAATGAAACAGCCCTAGTTTCATTCTGAGCTGTAGGTAAACACAGAATAATTTCAGTCTTGCAGACTAATGAATCTTCCTCATGCTTACTGTGAGCTGTTATGTGTATAGTACAGTCCCCTTTAACAATTCAGCTGCAAAACAGTAGTAAAAGAAATCTTCACTAAAATTACTGCATATAAAGGGATACATTTCACATAATTTTAACCACCTACAGATTGGACATATCATGGATTATCATCTTAATCCAATGCATAATTTGTAAAGAGAAAATCACAATGCCAACAGATGGTTCATTCATTACCTGAAATGACTGTTAGACAGGGAGAATTACTCATGAAAGTACCTACCAACACCATATGCTATCCTTTGTAGGTAAACTCAACACTAGTGTAACTCCATATGAACTTTTTTCTATGCTAGTGAGAAATGTCATCTcaatcagcaaaaaaaatataaaattcttcattttgctGGAAGCAAAAGCAACTGCTCCAATGACATCAATGTCAGGTTTTAGATATGCATCCTTCTTGTTTGGGGAAAGGAGTAACAGATCAGGATGTTATTTCCCCTGCAATAAAGCCATATATTCTACTACTATTTGATGTATGCTGTTTGATGCCAGTAGGGAGTAATGGATCAGTGCCATGAATCAACTTTCCAGACTCTCATTCACTGACTGATTTTAGCTCTCTTGTGTCAGCTTTGCTAATCATTATGCCAGGAGATACTGGGTCACAAACTGCAATTTCTTCGTCCACTGAGTAATTCTCAATTACAGACAGGCTTTCTGAAGGGATAAGAGTTCTCAGAATAATAAAATGAACTGAGAGGAGCTGGGCCCATTGATTACAACAGGAATTTTAAAAGATGCATTTTACATATTATGTACAGCTTTACGAAGGTGGTGACCATATTTCCTACATCCAGTAACCTCTCCCAGATGTAGTAAAGGTGCTCCTGCAACACAATGTGACACAACTGCACCACTGTGCATCCCCATTTCCTCACACTCCCCTTCATAAGGTGGCTGGATCTGTCTGTCTATATATAACCTAAATCCAGTGGTGCTCAAACCTCCTTGGGCAATGAGTAGCCCTCAACACACATTGTGTTTTCACTCTTGCTTTCCAGTGGATTGAGCAAGAGCCTTAGAAACTATGTGAATTTATCACATAcattttattggttttgtttattttaaagcagataTGGCATTTCTTTCATATGGAGTGTGAATATCAtagaaaagacaaaactaaTTTGGCAGAGGAATTCTCAGATTTGAGAAATATGTAAAGAAATTTGAATCCAGTTAAAATGGACTCAGTTTGGTCTTCCTAATTAAAACTGTGTTTAGTTACCTTTATTAATGCTGCACTGTTTCCCAAGTAAAGTTGTGATGCTACAGATATTGTCTGTAGTGCAGATACAGTTTTTAAATTCTGGGTAATCATCAGCCCGGACCTGGATGATTCTATTACATCCAACAGTGTcttctgccttgcacttattaCCTAGAACTCACCATTAAAATTATAATGTTGTTAATGTTTATGAGCGCTTAAgtgatatgtttatataaaataattcaattGAAGCACAAAAATAACATGCTTTGCCAACAGAAGATGGCTTGCACttaattttgtttgaaaaccTGTCATAATttacaaattttaaataatattcagAGTAATATAATAAAGTCACGAGTACAATATTCCCTTCTTTTATTTCATCTGACCCATTGCCAGAATATCTGTTCTCATTTACAAGGTACATAAAACCTTTAATGCATACCTTTTATTCTAAATAGATGAGGCACAGAGACCAAACTGAAAAGGTGCAAAGGAGTGGAGGGGCACATCCTGAACTGAGGCCCTGAGAGACTGATCTTGGTCCTGTGTAGAAATGAGGTGCCTGGTATAGGGATAGGAATTCACAGTGCAGGCTAAGGCACTGCCACGTAACAGAGTGTGAGGGAGAGGACACAGATGGCAGACCTAGTCCTGTGATAATGGTGATGCTAACCCCAGGCTGAGGAGATGTCAGCACTAAGTCAGATTTTCTAACTCATATCAGGATAGCATGAGCCTACAAGTGCCATTTGGATATACCCTTGGACAGTTACTCTACAGAACCACTTCATTGTCTGAGAATGATAACAAATTTAAATTAGTCCAAGAATACTCTGACTTTTAGAgtttttttataataaaaataaaggagaagttaacataaaaaaatatgcagaagcCCTAGCTTACCAGCCCAGTTTTAAGCCCATTGCTTGTGTGTGCACTTGGACTCAATGACAAAGACACTCACCCAGGCTGTCAGGTCATATTTTCCTTGTATGTGTAACAAAGAGCATAGACTAGTTTGTGTACAAAGGTAAATCAATCAACTCTCCACTTTATGAGCTAAAagtttttcaaagtattttattatttattattaagaAAGTTACACATTACTTAAGAATGTTACATAAGAAGCAGTTTAACACCATTTaagaaagttttattttgttaaagcCATGAGCTACCTTGTCAAAACAGGTAAGCAGGTacccaaaccagcacatttgCTCTCTTCACCTCATAGATAGTGTCTCGCAATATGTCAGACAAAGAGTACGTGGCTCATGAGATCCAACCAGATCCCAGGGCAGCATGAGGATCAGTTTTAATCTACCGAGCACTTTGGCTATTTTCTCTGCCCTGTGAACGCTGCTGTCTGGCTTCCTGCCTTGCTGCTTCCCCACTagcctggagcagcagagactgTGCACTCCAGTAAAACTGAAAAGTGAGAAGCTATGTGTCACTACCACCATGGGCAAGATTTAATGTGATTAGAGTTTTAACATCATTTATATGTTGCTGTCACAAATAGCAGTGGAAAGCAATCTAGGCAAAGTTCTGGAAGAGGAAACTGCATTTTGCCTGCGCCCGAAGAAATGAGAATCATCTATTCCACAACGCACGTCCACATCCTGCCACCCCTTTTTCAAACCGTGTCTGCACTGCCCTTTCTTCAGGTGCTGTTGCTAAGGAGGGTTTGGGGGCGTATCAAAAAATGCACTGCTACAGGGGAATGTCACAGGTCAGCAAGAGCTGCAGTTCTCAGTCTCTGTTCCCACTTCACCCCTTGTATTAGCAAAGGAGGTGGTGACGGTGCCTGGGCTTGCCTGTATCTCTTCAGCTGCATCTTCAACTTGCCTCCTGCATTTTCAGAAGTAGAGCATGACCCTGACCCTTAGACCTCACACTTTCAGTAGCCAAGGAGATCAGAAGGTCTACTGAAGGTCATGGATATAAAATACTCCCTGACCAAGAAACTAGGGTGGAAATAATATGGTGACATGGAGGCTCAAGAAGGTGGGCAGATATTCTCCTCTATGTTTTATCAAGTGAGTAAGGGATAATAGAAGAATTTCAGGAGAATGAATTTCATGGGtagaaaaagaacaacaaagatCAGGAGGGGCTTGACTTTTTTCTTCAAGATC
This DNA window, taken from Pseudopipra pipra isolate bDixPip1 chromosome 3, bDixPip1.hap1, whole genome shotgun sequence, encodes the following:
- the GFRAL gene encoding GDNF family receptor alpha-like isoform X2, with amino-acid sequence MAALLGLVLFMHFTCISTVQAADCLHLREQCINAANGCESVWNVVEDACNISEYLESFSRSDTELSFRQHRNPKDERHSEELENDCRTAKQRCREDPSCFGLYRSFQRACQADAAKCRFPMVNQECLSAWKELMKTVLGQCKCSEPLQMRCIKIWKGIFNNRCLQYSQESQASAPSGHDDDSDDDDYNADVDDEKNLVTDTDNISMETKLQWGLSALSKQVYTTNRTCLDVNRECVEDEVCNKQLSLYLKVCSVNKKCNMEECQAALRFFYQNMPFEVAQMMIFCDCIQHDESCHRAKELLHGKPCAVTAVQAPTCLNVIHMCEENELCRKKYTSFRSKCWRHVTKKCYDDEACLETLIKDDMPCSANADCKAAYISNWGTMLHVECTCQNLPPVEQSLCKLFHHMLHSKSCFSELRQISIQKNGFGWVNTEMPGKKPSGAQLHSSAISGETVYIIAYSSCIALILGIVLLTLLNIRKDPKCLILPLHCTGSHGP
- the GFRAL gene encoding GDNF family receptor alpha-like isoform X1 yields the protein MAALLGLVLFMHFTCISTVQAADCLHLREQCINAANGCESVWNVVEDACNISEYLESFSRSDTELSFRQHRNPKDERHSEELENDCRTAKQRCREDPSCFGLYRSFQRACQADAAKCRFPMVNQECLSAWKELMKTVLGQCKCSEPLQMRCIKIWKGIFNNRCLQYSQESQASAPSGHDDDSDDDDYNADVDDEKNLVTDTDNISMETKLQWGLSALSKQVYTTNRTCLDVNRECVEDEVCNKQLSLYLKVCSVNKKCNMEECQAALRFFYQNMPFEVAQMMIFCDCIQHDESCHRAKELLHGKPCAVTAVQAPTCLNVIHMCEENELCRKKYTSFRSKCWRHVTKKCYDDEACLETLIKDDMPCSANADCKAAYISNWGTMLHVECTCQNLPPVEQSLCKLFHHMLHSKSCFSELRQISIQKNGFGWVNTEMPGKKPSGAQLHSSAISGETVYIIAYSSCIALILGIVLLTLLNIRACRTKYESRSLLPDHSSETFMAHYKSHR
- the GFRAL gene encoding GDNF family receptor alpha-like isoform X4, producing MAALLGLVLFMHFTCISTVQAADCLHLREQCINAANGCESVWNVVEDACNISEYLESFSRSDTELSFRQHRNPKDERHSEELENDCRTAKQRCREDPSCFGLYRSFQRACQADAAKCRFPMVNQECLSAWKELMKTVLGQCKCSEPLQMRCIKIWKGIFNNRCLQYSQESQASAPSGHDDDSDDDDYNADVDDEKNLVTDTDNISMETKLQWGLSALSKQVYTTNRTCLDVNRECVEDEVCNKQLSLYLKVCSVNKKCNMEECQAALRFFYQNMPFEVAQMMIFCDCIQHDESCHRAKELLHGKPCAVTAVQAPTCLNVIHMCEENELCRKKYTSFRSKCWRHVTKKCYDDEACLETLIKDDMPCSANADCKAAYISNWGTMLHVECTCQNLPPVEQSLCKLFHHMLHSKSCFSELRETVYIIAYSSCIALILGIVLLTLLNIRKDPKCLILPLHCTGSHGP
- the GFRAL gene encoding GDNF family receptor alpha-like isoform X3, which translates into the protein MAALLGLVLFMHFTCISTVQAADCLHLREQCINAANGCESVWNVVEDACNISEYLESFSRSDTELSFRQHRNPKDERHSEELENDCRTAKQRCREDPSCFGLYRSFQRACQADAAKCRFPMVNQECLSAWKELMKTVLGQCKCSEPLQMRCIKIWKGIFNNRCLQYSQESQASAPSGHDDDSDDDDYNADVDDEKNLVTDTDNISMETKLQWGLSALSKQVYTTNRTCLDVNRECVEDEVCNKQLSLYLKVCSVNKKCNMEECQAALRFFYQNMPFEVAQMMIFCDCIQHDESCHRAKELLHGKPCAVTAVQAPTCLNVIHMCEENELCRKKYTSFRSKCWRHVTKKCYDDEACLETLIKDDMPCSANADCKAAYISNWGTMLHVECTCQNLPPVEQSLCKLFHHMLHSKSCFSELRETVYIIAYSSCIALILGIVLLTLLNIRACRTKYESRSLLPDHSSETFMAHYKSHR